In Granulicella mallensis MP5ACTX8, the sequence GGCGGCTTGCCGCGCATCGCCTTACATTCTTCGAGCCTATGAATGCGGTACTCGTTTATCTTGCCTGAGGTGATTTCGGGAAGAGCCATCTTCCCGAAGAACGGGATCAAGTGGCCATTTGTACGTGCGTGTTGTCCGCGAGCATACGTCGGACTGCGTTGTCCCTGCGTGATGATGTCGAACTCTCGGAGGTACAACTTCGCGGCTTCTTGAAACATCTTCCCGCTCTTCAACTCGCCGTCGCGAAGTTTACCTCGAAGCTGCAAGTACCAGTCTTCCGCGAACTCCTTCGCCTTTGAGAGACTCTCCTCCTTCGTTGTTGTGCGACGGTTTCTGCCAGCTAGATAGCTGGAGCATTGCCAGCACGGGCTATTTGGACGTTTGTAAACATGGACCTTGCCACCGAGTATCGTGTAGCTCTCCGCCATTCGCGTTCGCCTCCCGTCTTAGCCACATTTTAGGGCAAAATGTGTAAGAGTTGTGCAAGCGATTTACGAACAGAAAAATATCGATATCTATTTTATTTTCTTATACTTGATAGCCATCCTGAACGACATGCAAACGATTTTAAGTCCGCTGTGTCTGCCGATTTCACCATCCGGGCGCGCTTTAAAGATTCGCCTTCTTATCGTATCGCAGGCAGACCCACCTTATGGCTTCCCTGAGTAAACGGCGCGATACAACTCGCGATTACGCAGAATTCCCTGCACATACTCGCGCGTCTCGGTATACGGAATCGACTCCACCCACTCCGGAATATCCTTGTAGTCGTTCGTCGCAATCCACTGCCGCACCGGCAGGTCGCCCGCGTTGTACGCGGCCAGTGCATATTCGATCTGCCCGCTATAGCGGTCGATCGACTTCTTCAGGTCGATCGTTCCCAGTCGAAGATTGATGGAAGGGTTCAACAGGTCGGACGTCGTAAGATGACGATTGCCTGTCTGCTTCGCCAGCGATTTTCCAACCGACGGCAGCAGCTGCATCAGACCATACGCATTGGCCTTGCTCACCGCACCGGGGTTGAACTCCGACTCCTGACGAATCAAGGACGCCACAAGATAAGGATCGAGTCCGTTGATCTGCGCGTTGCTCGAAAGCTCCTGCCAGTAGGGCCGCGGGAACACCAGCTGCCAGTAGACCATCGGCACCTCCGCAACAGGCAGCGAGAAGAACGGCAGGCCGCTGCGCTTCATCGCCTGCAGCGCGCGCGTGTTCTCTCCAAAGCTCTCGTAGATCTCCGCCTCAGCCAGCGCGCCCCACTGCGAAGAGGTCTCGCTCAACTGAATCTCCGGACGGATGTACTCATTCAGCGCGGCGTTTGCCAGCAGACGCGCCTTGATGAGATGCGGATCGTTCTCCGGCAGCGAGTCCGTCAGCTCCGGATCGTTCACAGGCCGCACAGAGGCCAGCGCCGCTGCTGGTTCCGGCGTCGTGCGATTCCCCAGCACGGCGATTCTCTGCCGTGCCAACATCGCATAGTAGCTGTTCACATAAGACGCATCGAGCGTCTTGTAATAGTTGATCGCCTGCCCGAAGTTGCCCTCGACATCCTCATACATGCGGCCGCGCCAGTAGAGCGCGCCTGGGATCTCCGTGCCGGCAGGATAGTTCGTAATCTGCTCATCCATCAGCCGCGCGGCGTCGCCATAATGCCGCAGGCGATAGCTCAGCCAGGCAGCGCGCCAATGCGCGTTCGGCGCATACGTGCTGCGCGGAAAGTGCTGGCCCAGCAGCGTGTACTCTGCAATCGCATGTGCCGAATCGCGCTTGAGCAAGTACATGTTGCCGCCCGAGTACAGCGCCTCTTCGAGCCAGCGGCTCTGCGGATACTGTGACAGCATCTGCTGCACCAGGCGGTCGTGCTCGTCGGTCCTGCCCTCGTTGCGGGCCAGCTCCGACTGCAGATACATCTTCAGTGCGGCACTGTCATCGCCCGTCACCGGCAGATGATCTACATCTCCACGGCTCAGCTTCTTCAGCCGCAGGTCGCAGACGGCAGCATAGATCTCCAGGGCATCACGGTCAGCGCTCGAGAGTTCGCTGTCATTCTTCTGCAGCGCACGATACTCCTCCTGAGCAATGTCATAGTGCTTGGCATTGAACATCGCATCGGCGTGCTGCTTGCGCTCCGCCGCGGTCAGCGGCACATTCATCGCTGCCAACTGAGTCTTCGCCTCCGCGGCCTCGTTGCTCAAGGGATCGCGGGTATAGAGCCCGCGATAGAGGGCCGCCGCCTGCTGAGTGTTGCCGCTGGCCTGATAGGCCTTGGCCAGCGTGAAGCGGAAGTCTACGTGGCTTCCAGCCGGCTCGGACT encodes:
- a CDS encoding transglycosylase SLT domain-containing protein translates to MAPTAESRRLTLAFTASAQLRPMAQQLIATRSAAAYNGVLGYASSHSGEAGAAADLSVGHAYMLDHRYAEAESAFRQAGQRGQSLDDYADYLGAQAAVQGNRASDAYALLDHFAERHPGSLFVPTAPILLANAYLGNNDPASALRVLLPLQSEPAGSHVDFRFTLAKAYQASGNTQQAAALYRGLYTRDPLSNEAAEAKTQLAAMNVPLTAAERKQHADAMFNAKHYDIAQEEYRALQKNDSELSSADRDALEIYAAVCDLRLKKLSRGDVDHLPVTGDDSAALKMYLQSELARNEGRTDEHDRLVQQMLSQYPQSRWLEEALYSGGNMYLLKRDSAHAIAEYTLLGQHFPRSTYAPNAHWRAAWLSYRLRHYGDAARLMDEQITNYPAGTEIPGALYWRGRMYEDVEGNFGQAINYYKTLDASYVNSYYAMLARQRIAVLGNRTTPEPAAALASVRPVNDPELTDSLPENDPHLIKARLLANAALNEYIRPEIQLSETSSQWGALAEAEIYESFGENTRALQAMKRSGLPFFSLPVAEVPMVYWQLVFPRPYWQELSSNAQINGLDPYLVASLIRQESEFNPGAVSKANAYGLMQLLPSVGKSLAKQTGNRHLTTSDLLNPSINLRLGTIDLKKSIDRYSGQIEYALAAYNAGDLPVRQWIATNDYKDIPEWVESIPYTETREYVQGILRNRELYRAVYSGKP